TTGTTAACCTCGTTGCAATATAGAAGGGCATGGCTTACTGATTCAGTCTCGGTATTGCAAAGTGGACACAATACCGAATCAAGATCCATTCCCCTCTTATCTAGCTCAACTCTTACTGGAATTCTTTGAAGTAAGGATCTCCAAATAAAAATATTGACCTTTTGCGGAATTGCTTTGTTGACAATGGTTTCGGTAACAGATGGATGACTTGTGAACTTTTGTTGTTCTACCAAAGATGCAAGTATTTTTGTTGTGAATCTGCCATCATTACTGCATATCCATAGCCATTCATCCAATGATTTCCCGCTAGATTGTAGTGATGATAACAAGTTGGTTAATGCATTTAGTTCACCCATTGATCTTCCTCTAGGATAGCGTGACCATTCCCAGCTAAAGTTGCGAGTACCATACACGAATTGAAGCCGATCCTTAAAAGTAGCTTCCTTATTAACCTCAAGTGCATACAATCTTCCGAATTGGTTTTTCAACGAACCGTGACCTGTCCAATCTTCATACCAAGATGAAGTGTCTGCTCCCTCGCCAATCCGTTTATAAAAAGAACCCGTGAAGTCAATCCCCGTCGTGTCTATGCATTTTCCTGCTTGAATGATATGCCTCCATGTTGTTCCCATTTTTGTAATCCTTCCATTGTTAGGACAAGATAGCCCTCCCTCTTTCCCATAGATACTAGTAATGACCCGCACCCAAAAAGAATCTTTTTCGATTTTGAATCGCCGCCACCACTTCTCAAGAAGAGCTAGATTTTTAGACTCAAGACTTCCGATgtttaacccccccccccccccttcccAATAAGGTAGTAGAACATGAACCCATTTGACCTAACTCAACTTTTTTCCCTCCCCTGTCCCACCCCAAAAGAAAGCGCACCTTAGAGATTCGAGAAGTTTGATCACGCTTGCTGGAGCCCGGAATAAAGAGAAGAAGTACAGAGGTATGCTACTTAACACCGATTTTATCAAAGTAAGTCGACCCCCGAATGATAAGTGTTTTGCTTTCCAATCAGATAGACGCTTTTTAAATTTATCCACCACGCTTTGCCACTCGTTTGATTTGTGCATTTGGACACCGATAGAAATTCCGAGATAGTTAGATGGAAAGTTTCCCG
This genomic window from Rutidosis leptorrhynchoides isolate AG116_Rl617_1_P2 chromosome 2, CSIRO_AGI_Rlap_v1, whole genome shotgun sequence contains:
- the LOC139888540 gene encoding uncharacterized protein yields the protein MGTTWRHIIQAGKCIDTTGIDFTGSFYKRIGEGADTSSWYEDWTGHGSLKNQFGRLYALEVNKEATFKDRLQFVYGTRNFSWEWSRYPRGRSMGELNALTNLLSSLQSSGKSLDEWLWICSNDGRFTTKILASLVEQQKFTSHPSVTETIVNKAIPQKVNIFIWRSLLQRIPVRVELDKRGMDLDSVLCPLCNTETESVSHALLYCNEVNKVWKGIERWWNIDVDISTVNAALSAVPSSINYAMGKTIWQATMWVVTYSIWNVRNKNVFTKASWNHANILNEVQLKSFQWISKRLKKSNLEWSQWLINPGYYVTQSNK